GTGTGTTTTTTCCAGGCCGAGGTTGGGAACTTGAAGTCATGTGGTGCTGGAGTACACGGTGCGAGAAATCGGTAATTCCTGGTTCACTTTCTCAGCCACAGATACATGTTGCATGGGTGTGATCTGCTTCTGTGTTGGATCAGTGTGATCCATTGTTATGAGATTTGAACCGTATGAGTCGTCTGTCATACAATATTGCGGGGGTTGTGATATTATGCTACCCGATCCATGATAATGGCAGCTACTTGTCTCTACTACAATGCTGaatctcacgtgattgcaTTTGAGTATCCAGTTTCAAATCTGGAATCACAGTCTCTCTCTTACACAAATACAACAGATACCGAACGCACAGTGAGTGATGATATTATCTTCTTGTCGCCACATTCAAAAGAAATTACAGCACTCTCTCAACCACGAACCCAACCAGATTCTCTCTGCATTGCAGTACGTTCAACAGTGAATGATACCCCACATTTCAGTCGAAACCACGCCATGCTACAGGGTTGCTCTGGTTACAGTGAGATGGCCTGTGACAGTGGGAGTATTGTCTGAGAATGGTCACTATGTCCTCAGATCTCGACATGAAATTCGTGTTCTACTAGTTGGTTTCCGCTCCTTCCCCCTTCACCCTTCTAGCCCCGTTGTAGCCACTCCAGAAATTGGCCAATCTTTCccatactaacccagatgTCTCTCAGAGAAATTACTTCACCCGACGAAATCCGAGATACTCGATCTTTCAGCCATCTCGAATGGGGCGCCTTCCTCTCCATTGATGATTACAACCACCGAGAAGAGATTGTTCTCGGCCACACTCCCATGTGCAAGAACCGACTCAAAAGCTGGGGTCTTTATATCGAAGATGGAACTCGAGTCGCTGCCTGTGAGACCCTTGAGCGACCCGCTCTTGTCCAGTGCAAAGATGGAAAGATCAAGTCGACCTCGACTTTCTCCATCGGAGCAGTCTTCACCCCCAAGGAGCACAGAGGTAAAGGTTATGCCTCAGTCATGATGAAGCAGATGGCCTCTGGTATCCCCTTCAAGCCCACTCTCACTGATGCTGATATCATTAAGGCAACCGGAGTCTCTGACGTCGACCAGACCCTTCGTGTCACACCTCTCTGGAGTGATGTGGGCACGTTTTATGAGAAGTTTGGATGGATCGGCACCACCGACTTGCAGTATGTCTTTGAGGTTGATGGATCTGCTTCACAAAACGGTGTCAACGGCACCCCCAATGGCACCAATGGCACCAATGGTGTTAACGGTCACACAAACGGTACTAACGGCCACTCCAGCGCCGTCAAGTACCTTTCAGAGGAGGATGTCTACCGTCTGGCAGACGTTGaagcttcttctttcgcttctgACTTCGAAAAGTTCCCCTTCAAGGGCAGCTACAAGTGCGGAATCGTTCCCGATAGAACTGTCTACGAGTGGCATCTTGCCCGAGCCAAGTTCCTGGCCAAATTTGCCAAGGTGCCTGAGCCCAAGGTTTTTGGGGCCCAGATCGGTGACTCGTGGATGGCATGGCATCACATGTACAATGCTCGAGAGCTGGTAATCTTGCGGGCCAAGCttgccaaggccgaggatctggtggagctaattgctgctgccaaaaACCATCTTTGCAAGGACGGTTTTAGCGATCAGATCAACAAGATCATCCTCtgggagcaggagcgggAATGGAACCACATCGTCGACGGACTCTCGTATGATGCCATCGACCAGGCTATTGAGAAGAGCCAGGGAAAGCGTGAGCACCGAGGATCCAGTATCCCCGCTGTCATGTTTGTCGAGTacaagctgcagaaggaTGCTATGGAGTTTGTTGACCATGGAAAACTGACTTGGTGTTAAGCCTTCCGCTGAAGTCAAGATATCGGACTCGGAGGCCTGACCTGCTCACTGACAAATGACTTGTACGTCAGACTCAGACATGACTTTGCTGTGTTATGCAATCATGACTCTGGCCTTTCAAAACGCACCCAAAACGCACTAAACACACTGGCTACATTGTAGTTCGATATGTACGTGATCATCGTATAACTGTAATATTTATATAATACAGCAGGTTGGTTAAGATGTTTGGAAGTGTGTATGAAACCAACCCAACTATTGTTGGTGAGGTCTGTATGACTAGAaatagtatgtacaccAGTACATAAACTGGTATGTACTTTACGATAGTAAGGTAATCATGACCAGTTGGGTCAGCGTACATTATGTACACGGTAGGTAATCAGTAATCAGTCTGTATCACCAGTTAGTCTTCGGGGCTCCGAACGCGTCCTTTTTAGTCGTCAACACCTCTATCGGAAGTCCGTTCTCGAAGCGAGAGTTCCGAGATACAGTAATCATGCTCCACTCGGACTCCGAACATCGGCGGTGATTTGCATGGTGAAGGACGAAGGGGGAAGAAGGACTCCAGGTGCTTCTTTGGTGCATGTATTCAGATCACGAGAGTTTGATCGGACATGATTAAATCTTTACAATCAGCAGAAAGTCCCGTGTAGTACGATACACGATTTAGCTAATGCATGTCGTGGCGGGGGTGGTGCAAAAGGGTGTGTGATTGGTGGTATTAGGAAGGATGGGGAGTGACAGAGAGTGCGCATGTCTAATTATGAGGGCCGAACAATTGGAACACAGCCCGTGTGTATTATTATAGGTGGTGGTTTGATTACTCCAAGTGTTGCAGGTGGCTATAATTAGGTCCCTCCcaccagtatgtacagtaactTGTACAGTGCACATCATCAATATCAAGCTGTATGATCTGTCAGTAGTGCCTCTGGTGATCCCGATTCAAACAATAGCACTTCCGAGCGGTACCTCATTTCCCGGGCGACCTTATTTCTTTTGGACAATGAGGAATACCTGTCACCGATATACTTACTTCCGAGCCAATCGATGAGATTGAAAAGATAATCGGACCTGATTCGTACCGGTGCTTGTACTCTACAGGAGCAGATCAGCACCACAGAAGCCTTGTAGACGCTACGTCCGAACCCCACACACGCTGTAGAACTGCCCACAGATGCATTCCTGAGCGATTAAAACCCGACTAAGCTGTCCGTAGGCTCGTCTAATCAATCCGCTTTTGATGCCGGAGTTGAAACCTAGAAAATAAGGTCAAGCAGTACCTGACACTGTTCATTCTCTGATGTGAGGTTGTCCAATGGGAAAGGCGGCGTGAAAAAAGCTGGGACAGTGTATgcgttggagatgatgacgtGGCCAGAGTCGGGTTGGAGCTGCCCTGGGTGATGTCAGAATAGGTCTGTTTTGCCGCCGGGCACCAGAACTGTAATTTGTATGAAATGTATGGGGTAATAAACAACTGCTATGGCACCGTTAACAAGCCTCGAGATATCCATATGTTCTATCAGGTAGCATCGTTGGACTGTCCCCGGACTCGCACAATACGGttatctacaagtagccgGCATAGCCGGATTCCACAAGGTTACAAGCTATTTTCCGACGGGACGTGTGCCCATGCGTCTTGGGTCCAGATCAGATACTCGAGCTATACGGGTACGGGTAGGAGTACAGCACTGTCGAGATTATCTGTGCGTGCCAAGCATGCCAAGGGTCAAGAGCGACAGAACCGACGGGGGCGCGGACAATCAGCTCTTCTGATCTCCCCTATCAGCTACCACTTGCCCAAACTACTCGTATTTTCGAGCAATTATCAgatggcctcctcctgcgTGAGGGGATGGTGTCATCCAATCAGATATCGCAGTAGTCAGTGTCTAAAGTATATTTCCGCGTAAACAGCATGGAATCGCCCCGACATGTATCGTTGATCAACACCGAGCTGGGGTTGGGCAATATCTGTACACACAACCATACGGCGCTTGGGTTGGTGTCACACATCCATTCAGTTGGCTTAACAAGCGCCCGACCCCGTTCGGTTGTGGCTTGATCGCCTGATCAAAGGTAATCAAACCTCAAGAAAGACCTTTAACCTACAATGTACAAGGCCCCGACACACGGGGGACATTGGCAGCCTATTTGTAGCCGTATACGAGGTGGGACACgcagccttggcctgctAAGACCAGTTTTACGCGCTCGAGAGGCGACCAGCTTTTCAACTTTAAAGTGAAATGAAACTTGGCATACGTATTTGTAGAGAGGTTATGTGAACAGGCACTTGAAACTTGAAATTAAGAAGGAACAGACACGAACGACAACCAAGCAAACCAAGCAACAATTGAAAGCCACAGATGTTAGTGGCTGGCAGAAACAGGCCGTATCTCCCGAGGCGGGCTTGCTAATCCATCCTAACACAAACGCAAAAGGAGCCACATGTGCGTCTTCATCATGCATAATTACAAATAGACATACGGTGATTGGCCAAAGGACCCCGACGATCAGAGTTCGCTCCA
This genomic interval from Yarrowia lipolytica chromosome 1E, complete sequence contains the following:
- a CDS encoding uncharacterized protein (Compare to YALI0E05533g, uniprot|P41929 Lysine acetyltransferase, similar to Saccharomyces cerevisiae YGR111W; ancestral locus Anc_3.456), with protein sequence MSLREITSPDEIRDTRSFSHLEWGAFLSIDDYNHREEIVLGHTPMCKNRLKSWGLYIEDGTRVAACETLERPALVQCKDGKIKSTSTFSIGAVFTPKEHRGKGYASVMMKQMASGIPFKPTLTDADIIKATGVSDVDQTLRVTPLWSDVGTFYEKFGWIGTTDLQYVFEVDGSASQNGVNGTPNGTNGTNGVNGHTNGTNGHSSAVKYLSEEDVYRLADVEASSFASDFEKFPFKGSYKCGIVPDRTVYEWHLARAKFLAKFAKVPEPKVFGAQIGDSWMAWHHMYNARELVILRAKLAKAEDLVELIAAAKNHLCKDGFSDQINKIILWEQEREWNHIVDGLSYDAIDQAIEKSQGKREHRGSSIPAVMFVEYKLQKDAMEFVDHGKLTWC